The following are from one region of the Scylla paramamosain isolate STU-SP2022 chromosome 23, ASM3559412v1, whole genome shotgun sequence genome:
- the LOC135112353 gene encoding guanine nucleotide-binding protein-like 3 homolog: MVLKKKKTKRMTLKLKYKIQKKVKEHHKKLKKEKKKHPEKFRKNTKDPGVPKTLPFYDKVIQEAEAAKQAQERRREEAKQRRKEQREQLLAKKRDIGNINELVSTAEERGAKFEAKQAAATGDDLLSDRSAKAYYKEFKKVVEAADVVLEVLDARDPAGSRVQQLEAAIHSQPGKKLVLVLNKADLVPRANLEAWLKHLRREHPTIAFKSSTQIQNSHLAQTTTKIFKCSTDLLQSSRCLGADVLLQLLKNYCRNKDIKTAITVGVVGLPNVGKSSLINSLKRSKSCGVGATPGFTKSMQEVHLDSKIKLLDCPGIVLPGGDSSDAAAALRNAVKIENLDDPITPVEAILQRADKKQLMIYYQLPSFKTTEQFLAVLAKRLGKLKKKGIPNKDTAARKVLYDWNMGLIKYYTQPPVAAQPEVASALVSELSKEFDLDSLASEEGSMMKALPSYRPSQTMVVESLGPVTEVRDKERRENDDSSEEMDDDSEEEEEEQLLSKEVCVSMDSGPDSKIEDATAEKKERWETELQEFDPASMSLKRFQKKMQKKARKENNRNKKRTDELTTALENFSGLKETSEDYDFNDYFGK, from the exons ATGGTTCTCAAAA aaaagaagacaaagcgGATGACTCTGAAGCTGAAGTACAAGATCCAGAAGAAGGTCAAGGAACACcacaagaaattaaaaaaagagaagaaaaaacacccagaaaaatTCAGAA AGAACACTAAAGATCCTGGCGTGCCAAAGACTCTGCCATTCTATGACAAGGTGATccaggaggcggaggcggccAAGCAGGCACAGGAGCGGCGGCGCGAGGAGGCCAAGCAGCGCCGCAAGGAGCAGAGAGAACAACTGCTGGCCAAGAAGAGAGACATTGG GAACATCAATGAGCTAGTGAGTACTGCTGAGGAGCGTGGAGCCAAATTTGAGGCCAAgcaggcagcagcaacaggggATGACTTGCTCAGCGACAGATCAGCCAAGGCATATTACAAGGAGTTCAAGAAG GTGGTGGAGGCTGCAGATGTCGTCCTGGAGGTGCTGGATGCCCGTGACCCTGCCGGCTCCAGGGTGCAGCAGCTGGAGGCCGCCATCCACAGCCAGCCAGGGAAGaagctggtgctggtgctgaaCAAGGCTGACCTGGTGCCCCGTGCTAACTTGGAAGCCTGGCTGAAGCACCTTCGTCGGGAACACCCAACCATTGCCTTTAAGTCCAGCACTCAGATACAAAACTCTCATCTTGCACAGACCACCACCAA AATCTTCAAATGCTCCACTGATCTACTGCAGTCGTCACGTTGCCTGGGAGCAGATGTGTTGCTGCAGCTGCTGAAGAATTACTGTCGCAACAAGGACATCAAGACAGCCATCACGGTGGGAGTCGTGGGTCTCCCCAATGTGGGCAAGAGCAGCCTCATCAACAGTCTGAAGCGCAGCAAGTCTTGTGGGGTCGGTGCCACTCCAGGGTTCACCAA GTCCATGCAAGAGGTTCATCTCGACTCCAAGATCAAATTACTGGATTGCCCAGGCATTGTGCTTCCTGGAGGAGACTCGTCTGATGCCGCAGCAGCTCTTAGGAATGCCGTCAAGATAGAAAACTTGGACGATCCCATCACACCTGTTGAGGCCATCCTGCAACGGGCTGACAAAAAACAG CTCATGATCTACTACCAGCTGCCTTCCTTCAAGACCACTGAACAGTTCCTGGCAGTGCTTGCCAAGCGACTAGGAAAGCTGAAGAAGAAAGGCATTCCTAACAAAGATACTGCTGCTCGTAAAGTCCTTTACGATTGGAACAT GGGCCTTATCAAGTACTACACACAGCCTCCTGTTGCTGCCCAGCCAGAGGTTGCCTCAGCATTAGTCTCTGAATTGAGTAAAGAGTTCGACCTTGACAGCCTGGCATCAGAGGAGGGATCCATGATGAAGGCTCTGCCATCATACAGACCCTCACAGACCATGGTGGTGGAGTCACTGGGACCTGTTACGGAGGttagagacaaagaaagaagagaaaatgatgacagTTCAGAGGAGATGGATGAtgacagtgaggaagaggaggaagaacagctG TTGTCTAAGGAGGTCTGTGTCAGCATGGACAGTGGGCCTGACAGCAAGATAGAGGATGCCACGGCAGAGAAGAAGGAACGCTGGGAGACAGAGCTACAAGAATTTGACCCAGCATCGATGTCTCTGAAAAGGTTccagaagaaaatgcaaaagaaagCACGGAAGGAGAACAACCGCAACAAGAAGCGTACAGACGAACTCACAACGGCACTGGAAAATTTCTCGGGGCTAAAGGAAACTTCTGAAGATTATGATTTCAATGATTATTTTGGCAAATAG